Genomic DNA from Melospiza georgiana isolate bMelGeo1 chromosome 3, bMelGeo1.pri, whole genome shotgun sequence:
AGCCTTCTGAAACCTGTCCATACCTTGACATGATTTGGTTTTTAGCCTTTCTTActttcaagtatttttctaaTTGATCTCTGTCTGTATTGTATCAAGTGCAAGTAATTTCACCTTCCCAGGTGGGTTCTGTTGGCTGTGCTTGATTGTGCCTGGCTAAGTTCCTACTGGATCCTGATGTGAGGCTGGCTGTATCAAAGCAGAACAGTAAATAATACCTGTCTTTAGGTTAAAACTGGAGACATGCCTGTGACTGAGGACTGGCTGGAGTTGTGACAGCCGACAAAATGACAGGAAACCCCATAAGCTCCTGATGAACACATTGCAggaatgtagaaaaaaaaatcagtgatcAGAGATCTTCCAAATCAGTCCTGTGTGAAGGAGTGTTAGGAACTGCTCTTCTGTAGTGATAAACTACTTGCTGTACATTTCTGACTATTGGACATCTGGCTCTTGGAGGTGAGGTGATATTTCAAGAGCCAGCAGTGACCATGGCACAAGGTTCAGCTGATAACTGTCACCCTTTATGATGGGATAGCCCTGAAGAAAAGGTTATTATTTGCCCATTGAGTTTTTTAGCTGCACCAGGTGCTGTCAGTAGTGTGCTCTTGCATTTATGAAGGACAATGCATTAACTTGACCAGATTTTGATCATTAGTGTTCTGAAGTCTTTAAGAGATTTTTGTTCAGGGAAGTTGtagatgtcccatccctgggactGCTCATGAACAGGTTGGAGGGGGCTTAAAGCACCCTGGGAGagtggagggtgtccctgcccgtggcaggggcCTGGAACTGGATGgtgtttaaggtcccttccaacccaaaccattccttgAATCTATGAAatacaggagagcagagctgcctcctgcacCCAGAGGAAAGGCACCAACCCCACAGGTGTGACTCATCCCTGTGGACTCCTGGCAGAGGTGGCAATCTGGCAGATTTGTGGGTGTGTCTGTAAGGTGTTTTGTCATTTTGCAGTGCAACACCTTCATCTGCAGGTTCCTCAGCCTAAATCCAGTCAGGCaagaaaagaagcagctgctgcccaacatTATTTCTTCATGGGAAACCTCCAAATGAGTCGGGgcacccaggcagggctgggtgagacTGGGGCAGGATGGCAGCAGATGAGTGGTTAGAGAGTCGTGTCTGAGACCTTGGGGATCCCTGGCTGGGTTAACTTTGCTCACAGTATTCCCCAGACTTCTGAAAACAGTGAGtatttccacagaaaataaGAGCTGCTCATTAGAGCTGCTGGAGAATTACCAGTGGTCTGTGAAATTGGTTCATTCATAAtctaaaatgcatttaattgATAAGGCTGTCTTTACTTGTGCACTTCTTTCCTTAGTTTTATGTTGTCTTTAcatctgtgaaaaaaattagatattttaattaacctctggtggttttttttttcttgtagttttGTAATTGGTCTCTAATCAGTGTTATCACTTTTAAGAAAATCTGGAGTTTTCTTATGGCTATATATAAAGATTACTGTCCTCTTAGAGCTTGCTTCACTTAAAGCTACACTTTCCAACtatgtttcctttaaaaatacagctgACAGCATTCTGAAGAATTAAGAGCTTTATTTTTTATCCTTGGATGACCATGTGAACACTAAAGCCTCCTGGTGCAGCCTTAACTTGCTTGGTAGCAATGGCAGGTTATCATGTTATGGTGGTTTATTGAGTTTTAAGTAAGCCATGTGGCCATTCAAGCCCTAAACCAATAGATTAGGTTCTGTAATAACGGGTTTAATAATTCTGATAAATGTTGAAGTTACGAGCTTGTAGTGTTTGGAAAAACATATTTCTCTAGAAAGTTACTGCAAAGTCAGTATAAATCTTAATTTTATAAAAAGTGtgcttgtaatttttttgtgcAGGACACCTTTCCCTGTAAATTTAGCTGTAGTTTGTTTTCTGGAGCAGTGGACAGGGGAGAGAGGTGACTCCAGATGATGAAGGACCTTTTAGACGGAGACTTTGGgtccagcactgggcagggtGTAACTCCCACAGTTGTCATTGTTTGGACAGATCCCTCTGTTTGCTGTGTCCATGTGGGGCCAGACTGCTGTGCAGTGCATCCTGCCAGTAGTTAAAATCTGCATTAATATGCTTGGGGTAGAGGAAAGGAAGATAGTTCTATAGAGTTTTACAAGATACTTCAATTTTACACCAACAGGGGTCAGAGTAAGGGATCTGAACATAAGGCTGTGGGCATTAACCAACATAGGgattactttttaaattcatgattggtttggttttgttttgttttttttttttttttttgctgttttaagAGACTCTTTGCTCTCTTGTAGCCACTGCCCATCCAGTCTCTCCTTGCTCTTTCCCTTCTGTGGAGGGCTTTGGAATGAACTGGAGAAGGAGGATTTCTGGTGGCAATCTCCTGAGCTGGGTGTGGAAGTGTCCCCTTACTGGAAAGTGCTTTTCACATGGGAGGGTATTGACACCTCAGCTGCTCATGTACCTGTGTCCTGGTGCATGGTTGGAGCAGAAACCTCTGGAACACAGGAGTATCATGCTTACAGCTTCTTACAAAGGCAGGGATTATTGGCAGTAGATAATTTATGGTAAGAGACAAATCATCCTCTCTCTGTTTATGCTTTCATGTGGCCCAGTGCCACTATACCCATGTTTTTCCCTGAAGTAACAGTGACTTGCGGCTGTCTTGCTTGTTTTGCCCTGAGTTTCTCCAGCTGCACCGTGGTTGCCTTGgcaggctgctgcagtgctgggactgGGTGGTTTCCAGGATGAGTCAAACAATGCAGCCGAGCGAGCTCCGTGTTCCACTGCTGGCCGGGGCCGGTGTCTCGGTGAGCCTGGCATTCTTGGAGATGTCCCAGATCTCTGCCTCACTCAGAGGTAACAGCCCTAGGTGGGGTTCCACCCATGattaaatacaaaatgaatGTGAATTAATTAGTGGTGAGGCACGATGAGCTCAAGGATTCTGAGCTGTTAAATGGAATTGGCAATAAGCATTTAATGACTGCAGAAATCAGAAAGGAATTCAGTGCAGCCTTTCACTCCAAACTGTAGGTGTTTCCCAGCCACCTCCCCTTCTTTGGCAATATTGATCCCAAtattctgctttgttttgcctGATCCATTTTATTTCCTTAGAAGAGCTGGTGGCTGCTAGCTTTTAACctagaaaatgtttttcatatTAACAGCTGAATTCAGAGACTGGCATGAGATTCTCCTTAAGAGCTCCCTAAGAAATTCAGTGCATTAGTTGAACTCTTTTATGGTAATTTCATGATTAGGTCATAAACCCTACAAGTCTGAAAACATAACATGGTGGACAAACATCAGAGATGAAAGGGGCAGCCAGCTGTGTGCCTGGGCCTTTGATGCTGTCAGAGGGGAGAGCCTGGAGCCTCTGGATGGGAAAACACATCTCTGCTCTCCCAGTGCAGGACCCCTTCTGCTTCTGATCAGCATCATCTGTGCTGATCAGTATGTGTCAGGGGGGAAATTGAGGGGCTCCTCTCAGGGCATAGTAATTTGAGAGGTTTTTCATGTTGCCTTCTCTTGAGATCAAGCTGTCATCCTGTTTTGTCACAGTTCTTGCTTTAGTGGTTTAGCTCACTaacttttatgtattttatttttgattatttttttaaattaaattattctaCTTTTACTTGTGGTGATAGAAGATCAGTGTCTCAGTTCTTctgagcccacagcagctgttgTTTTTGCCTTGGACATGTCTAGCATCTAATAACGAGATTTGATGTATCAtgttgtttttccttcattccctTTGCTGGGTTATTTTTCTCTAACAAATATTCTTGTAACAAGTTGCATCCCAGGATGTTTAGCTTTTATTAAGGACTGTGGGAAACTTCATGGAGGGAATAGAGGTCTGAATTCTTCTGCAAAGGAAATAACTCTTCACTCTGGCCCTTGTTTATCACAGTTTGATTTCTGGGCCCTGAGTGCCCACGTTTGCTACTAACATGGCAGGAACTGCCCAAGGAGAGCAGAGCATTGAACCCAGCGGAGATGAGACTGTCTTAAATCACTTCAAAAGGGACCCACAGGCTGAGAGGCTTTAATAAGCTCTCCAGATTGCAGTTTACAGCattgaacagatttttttttttttaaaggaagggCTCACAAGTCATTCAGTAAAGGAACTGAATTATGAATGCCTGAAAATCACCTCGCAAGCCCAGTAAGGACAGTCTCTGGCATAGGTTTAGCTGCTTTTTTACTAGTAAGTAATCAGACTGTGTTCAAAAAGTGGAAACAGAGATGTCTAAACTTCTTTAACATCTTTATTCCAGGAGGAAATCAGCAAATGAGTGATGATGGATGTAAGGGTGATCTACTGCCTGCTTTTTTGGGCTGCACACTTCTTCATGGCTGTGCCATACACCACTCCCAGGGTAAGTTTCACTTGACCAGGCAGTTCAAATCCTAATCAAgtgaccttgaacacttccagggatgggttagccacagcctgttccagtgtctcaccaccctcatcaTAAACAACTTCCTCATCTGACATCTGTGCATGAGCTCAGAGTGTCACTTCAGTAGCAGGGTCCAACTGAAGGCTTCATATATAGAGGCAGGCTTTAAGTAGAGAATTCTTCGTTGGTCTGTATGAGCAAAGGGCCACAGGCTTTGCATTCTGGACCTCAAAAGGACTATTTTCCTCTTGAAACCCTTTCTGGTTTGTACCAAGGAGTCATCTTTTACTTATTTATGTGAACATTGACTCGATGCTCCACTTCTTATTTTGCAGGTTCTTGGTAACGAATCAAAGACTGGTTATGAGCAAGGTACAGTGCCCTGGGTAATGCTTTGTGAGATGTTTGTGAGCCATCTTTGTGAGATGTTATCAGTTATCAATACTTCACACCCCTGATGCATCACAGACCATAGTATGCTGTCTTTCACCTTGTAACAGTGTCTGCTTGGTTTATTTTCCAGATGCCTGTATAAATCTCATTCCCTGCCAAGATAATGGAGCAATTTGTATTCAGCCTTGCTCTCCCTCCTTCCATGGGGAGACAAGCTTTGTCTGTGAGGACAGAAAGTGGCAGATGCTGTCAGATGCTTGTGCAAGCCTGGATGTTCAGTCCCTTTTTCAGGTGAGGGTGCTGTTGGGCACCTTGCCCTATGCTTGTAACTTCTTGGGAAGACAGACCCTCCTTCCATGCACTTTCAGTCTTGAGCAAAGGGACATGGGATCCCAAAACAGGGAAAACTTTGATAACAGGCTCTGacttcatggaatcacagaactgtttaggttggaaaaggcctctaagatcattgagtgaAGCCATTAGCCTAGCAGCACCATTTCACTGCTGAACCTCATCCTCAAGTGCCACCTCCACACCTTTTTTGAGCATGTCCAGGAATTGTGATTCCACCACTttcctgggcagtctgttccaatgcctgaccaccctttcagaaacttttcctaatatctaaacCTCTCTTGATGCGACTGGAGACCATGGCCTGTTGTCCTATCACATGTTACATGTGAGAAGGGCTGACCCCCACCTCACTATTACCATGTTTCAGGTAGCTGTAAAGAGTGACATGGCCCCCCTTGAGCCTCCTTTTTTCCAGACTGAACATTCCCAGATCCCTCAGTCATTCCTCATCAGTCTTTGCTGTAGTTCTTTCACAATCTTAAATCAGAttatatgaaataaatttgGGGGATTCTTTTGTGGAAACATAATTCAGAGATGAAGTTGCCTTGTTCATTTGGCTGGTGTTCGTCATGTGGATCTAAACCAAGATACGAACACAGTAGGTTGAAACTGAGGAAAGGACAACACCAATAATCAGATGATTTATGACAAATTCTCCTCTGCTGCAAAATCCTTAATCAAGTCACTTCAAGAATAAGACACTGCATTTAGTTCTTGCCCCTTCCTTCATGTGTGTAGTAAAACCATGATATTCTTCTCAGGTGAGCTTTGATCCTGGGTTTCAGTCCATCTGGCACCTTCTCTGCACACCCAGCACTGCATCTCTAGCCTACTTGTAGCTGTGGcttcattttcattcttttcattaattttctcaAATCTTTTTCCTCCCTCTAGAGGATATCCCAAAGTGAACTCCCATGCTCTGGAGGACACCTTCCTTTTTTAGGAGGAGGAAAGCTAGGGCCTGGGAAACTTGGAGATGGAGCAAAACATTTTGGTGCTGGGAATCATAGCTGCCAAGCTGATTTTTCGTGCATCATCCCAGATATCCTGTCTTCACCAGCCATCCCAGGAAACATTGCTGATATAGTGGAATTGCTAAAGAAGATTTCCCTGCTGCTATCAGAGAATGTCACCAGAGGAAAAATGCaggtatttaattttatttgctttgggAGGTGCTTCTGAGCTTTACAGAGCATCCACAAGTATTTTGTCCTTATGGCCATTGTCCAATAAagtgctggctgcaggtcacATGGAGATCACCTGGAAAGAGTTTCCAGAGTAGAAAATTTTGTTAGCAGAGAAACTTTTTGACTTATTCATGTGTGATTAAAATAGATTGTGGAGTTAAATGTCTTTAAAAGCAAAGGTTTTCAGGATCTGCTGTTATAGGCATGGGCTAACAGTACAAGGAAGAATTACTTTCTAAAGTATGACACTGTAGGCCTTCGCAGCCTTGTACAACAACAGCTGAGATCTTTGCCTGATGAACTCAGAGATCTGAGAGCAGGGGAAGAAATACAGAGAGGGTGGTAAAAATCAGGGTCAGCATCTGGAATAGAACTAGGCTGTCCTTTTTGCTTTATATTTACTTATCTAATCACCTTTTGATTGAGGATATGAAGAGGATAGGACAATTCTAGTAATGGGATGTTTGGGTTTGACTGGGATGGGTCATGGGAATATATTCATTGTCAAAAGGATTATTCCTTTTATAGAAATCACTCATGAATTAAATGAGCCTTTTTGGAGGCACTGCCAGGAGAATAATATTTGGTTTCTTCTAACACAAAACAATTTCtattttgcttgtttctttcaGAGCTACAGCAGGATAGCAAACCATATTCTGAATAGCTCCATCATTTCCAACTGGGCTTTTGTGAAGGACAGAAATGCTGGTTCAATATTACTGGACTCGGTGAATTTATTTGCTGGGAAACTTCTTCTAAGGAATGGGTCAGAAAGTATCCAGGAGCCCTTCATTGCCACCAAAGGCTACAGCATACACCGAAACACTTCAGGAAAGAGCTTTGACTTTTCCATGGAGTTCAACAGCACAGGCAATATTACTGGCCACGTGGTGattccagagcaggagctgctgaggttGCCCAGGGCTTCCAAAGCCATCAGCGTTGCATTTCCAACGCTCGGAGCCATCCTGGAGACGAACCGGCCGGACCCCGCTGTTGTGAACGGGATGGTGCTGTCGGTGTCGCTGCCAGAGGAGCTCCAGAGCATTTTGCTCACCTTTGAGAAGCTGAACAAGCTGGAGCAGGTGGGGGCTCAGTGCGTGGGGTGGCACTCGGCCGAGCGGCGCTGGGACCCGCGGGTGTGCCAGGTGCGCGCACACAACGCcagcgccgtggtttgtgtctgcgCCCACCGGCGCCGCACCTACGGAGCCTTCTCCATCCTGATGGCCCCGGCCGTGCCACGGAGCTCCCTGCTGGACTACATCACACGGGTGGGCCTGGGGCTGTCCCTTCTCAGCCTGGTCATTTGCCTCGTCATCGAGGCCGTGGTGTGGCAGCACGTCACCAAAACTGAAATCACCTACATGCGCCACTTCTGCTTGGTCAACATCGCTGCCTCACTTCTTATTGCTGATGTCCTCTTCATCCTGGCAGCCATTGTGCACAATGCAGCCCTGAACTACCAGCTGTGTGTGGCAGccacttttttccttcactttttcTATCTTGCCCTGTTTTTTTGGATGTTTACCCTGGGTCTCTTAATTCTCTATggattattattaattttttttaagattacaAGATCTGTGTTCTTAGTTGCAGCATTCTCTATTGGATATGGATGTCCCTTGGTCATATCTGTCCTCACTGTTGCTATTACTGTACCAAAAAATGGGTATTTAAGGAGTGGAGCTTGCTGGCTCAATTGGTATGAGACAAAAGCGCTTTTGGCTTTTGTTGTACCTGCCCTAAGCATCATTGTGATGAATCTCATTGTGGTGGTCGTGGTTGTGGTGAAGACTGGGAGATCCTCCCTTGGAGAAGGCTGCAAGTCACAAGATTTGAGCAGCATGATCCGAGTCAGCAAAAACGTTGCCCTTCTGACACCTCTGCTGGGCCTCACCTGGGGCTTTGGCTTAGCCACAATCATCGACAGCCGCTCTCTGGCCTTCCACGTCGTGTTTGCGCTGCTGAACGCCTTCCAGGTGAGCTCTgggacactgggagcactgTGGGTGCTCAGACCTTGAGCCTGGCATCAAGGTATCAGATCAAATaggggctggcagcaggtgTATGTGAAAAGCAGGATCTCAGCTCTCCATTCCACCCGGTGCTTTCCCATGGCACACGCACGAAGCATCCCAGGCTGGTGTTCTAGGTGCAGATGGGTCATGGGACAAACTGGTCTGGTTGGAAGTGGGATGAAGAAATAATCCCATGATTAATTTCTGTTAGATGTGAAATACACCAGTTAATGTCCATAACTGCAAAGATGTCTGATCCTTATCAATTAACAATTACACAGAAAATTCTCCCTTCCGGTGAAGATGACACTGGCTGggtttcccagaggagctgtggatgccccatccctgggaatgttcaagaccaggctggatggggctctgagtaacctggGGTAGtagaaggtgttcctgcccatgtcAGAGGGTTGGAGTTGGATGTCCTTTAAGGTCAATTCCAACCCATTCCATTCCACAGCTGATTCCATGGTTTTGAGTAACTCATCAGCATAAACACCCAGTGTTACCTGATGCACTGCTGCACACCCAGTCTGCCTTAGCTCTTCAGGCAGGAGATCAGGCTGCACTGAGTGGGCTGAGAAAGTCCTGGTTTGTTACCCATCAGTCTAGTTCACAGTCAGGATTAACACAGGTTATAACCTGTGTTATTAACACAGGTTATAACTGGATATATCCATTCCTGCTCTTCCCAGAGAGCTCTGGTTGGATAAACCCATTTTGTGCTTTGCTGTTAGCTGAATCACAGGTGATGAGATCTCTCCTTAATGAAAAGACATCTAGAAACACTTAAGAAATATCATGTGGTTATGCCGATTTTGTTAACTGGTTTTCCAATTTCTTAGGGATTCTTCATCCTGTTGTTTGGGACACTTCTGGACAGAAAGGTACTTATTCTGGATTATATGAACATTTTCTACACCTTGAGGAACTGGTCCCtttaatgttatttatttaatcTGCAGACAAGAGAAGCATTAAGGATGAACTGCTTTTCATCAAGGCGGAAGTGGGGTCTAGAAAAGGTAAAGgctatttattttcctgttaatGGCTAATTTACCAACTTACAAACCCGATTTGTATGTTGGAAGAACGGAACCATCCACTACATCTTAAACCATGTAACATTTTTCAAATGTAAATTCTTGCTGAAGGACATACAGGTATCTCAAAAGTCTGCTCAGGACATTAAGGTTCTAAAGATCAGAAGTGGCAATTGATAGATTTTTGTGACTCTTTCATTACCTACTCCTGTGGTTACAAGTTAAAAGTGGTATTTTTAACCAATCTCTTCACCTGCAGATGTCAAAGCCCTTTTGGTAGACAGTCATAGTAACTTTTTTCCTCATATTAGATTTACTTTAAGGTCACTGAATAACGAAGGAACAGAATAAGGAATCAGAAATCCCAATATAATGACCTGTTTGCCGCCTTCACAAAAATATGGATCTGTATATCAGCAGGGCTGCTTTAGGATGTCAGAGGATTGTTCTGCTTTCATCTGAGGGATGGAAACCACTCAGAGCCCAGCCAATGTCTTTGGTGCTAATTGATGTGCACTCATGAGAGCTTGAGGTTCTTTCAGATATCAGAACAATTCATTAAAGCAATTCAACCTTAAGGAAACAAACTGTGTTTTACTAGCTTCCTACAAAACTTTGGCAGAACTGAAGTTTTGACATCACTCAGCTGGTGTTTCTTATCTCTACAAGAAAACTTTTGTCTGTTGTCTTTAGATTTCTTTTGGTACCAAGTCTTAGTGGTTTCACACAGTGTCTCAAGAATTACCTGCAGTGTTTTGCTGTCTGCCAAaagaaactgtgccagtacagtTTGGacatgggaaaaataatttttttgctttttctccagTCTATTACTCAGTTATGATCCTTGTATTGAAAGCTGCAGAGGGTCTCCCAGTGACTCTGTGTTCAAATGTGTATGTGGCTTATGAGGGGTAAATAGAGGGGTTAAGGCAACTGTTCCTCCTCTCTGAAATGGGTCATTTGGGGCAGGAGAGACTGTGCAACTTTGAGATTACAGTTCTTTTATAGATCAGGAAGACCCAATAAAGATGTTTCACATCTTGTCAGGCGTTAGGTCAGGATTGAAAATTTGAAAGATAAAATTCTCTCAAGACACCATCAGTATAATAGTCTGGAAACAACAGATGGAAATGCCACTAATCCCATGACTCAGCAACAATTGATAAAAATATTGAGTGATCTCACCGGGCAAAACTTGATGTGGAAACTatggctgtgtgtgcctgggaATTTGGGTTGATGTTGTCACTCACCTGGGTGGAAGAAACCACGTGTAGGTGTTTATTGTGGCATAACAGAGGGGAAAGGTGTGAGTCATCCACTTTTGTAAACTTGGGTGTAAACATGGAGTTTGACTCATTAGACCTGGAGAAGTTTGTCACACCTCAGatgattgttttaaaaaaaaaagtcttgtttCAGAGAGCTTCAGAATCATGggattgtttaggttggaaaagacctctgaggtcAAGTTCAACCAtgaacccagcactgccaaacccATCATTAAATCATGTCCCCAAGGGTCACACCTATGTGACTTTTAAATACCCCCAGGGACTTCATGGTCACtccaccacagccctgggcagcctgttccaatggtTGATAACTCTTTTGGTGAGGGAATtgttcctaatatccaatctaaatccCCCTAACACAAgttgaggccatttccttttgtcctgttGCTTGTTACATGAGAAAAGAGCCTGACCCCACCTGGCTGttccctcctgtcaggagctgtgcagagccagaaggttccccctgagcctccttttctccaggctgagccccttttccagctccctcagctgctcctcctcagacctgtgctccagagccttccccagctccgttcccttccctggacacgctccagcccctcaatgtccttcctgcaCTGAGGGGCCCAAAGTGGGACAGTGCATCTGGGGGTTCAGTGGTCACTGTAAAACACTGGAAGGGTGATGCAGACTCTTCCTTCAGTGAAGTCTCTGAGCTTCCTCAGACCTGCAGCAGCCTTTCCTGTGGGTCACATTTTAAAGTGATCATCTTGTGCTGTTTTTCAAGGATTCTGTGGCACCTCCTGTTTGAAATGGACCTTCCACCTCCATAGATGATACTTGTAATCTGACCTGATTGTTTTCCCTCCTAGTCCTAGCAGTGGCTCTTGTCTTCAGTGGATTTGAGCAGTGAGAAGAAAAGGAGCACTTCTTGCAGAGAGATGCTGGTTTGAGGGGAGCTGAAGAGCCTGGCCAGCTCAGAGCATGGACAGCCCTGTCTGGGAGCACAACCACAGGAAGCATCATGAAAACCAGAAGAGAAAAGGCCCTGAACCTGCTGTCAGGAGAAGGAAACCATCAGTGTTGCTGCAGCCCTTGGAGGAAACAGGCTGAAACACAAAGCTTGTTTCTCACCTTCCTGAAAACTGCTGTGAGGAGAGTTTGTCCTTGTTTGCCATTTCAGTGCTTCagttctttctccttttcttcttttcttgttttctttcttttttttttggcagtgcAATGAGGAGCTGTACAGTACATGGAGCTgttctaaaattatttaatttttcatgtggTGTACAAATGTTGAGCATTATTTAGCTGATTTTGGTTGTCTTTTGGGCAAAGCTGATTCTATTTGTTGCTACTGCATTCATCATTTCCATTTGTTCTCCCAGAGTGATGGACAACTCTGTTTCTGCATTGCAGGAACACTGTTCTCTCCCTCCCAATATTTGTTGTCTCCATCTCAGTACTTGTACTTGTGTGTCAGAGGAATTGTACAAAGCCCTTTTCTGATCTGCCAGGACAGAATTTTCATTCTTttgcctgccctgcaggacaATGACAGAGATGAACAAGAGAGAGGACTCTGCAAATAATCAGTTTCCCCCTTTAGATGTGGGAAAGCAAGCAGAGCTGAATCAAATGATGGAGATCTCCTGTGCAATGTCCTAGCAAAGGAGATTATTTCTGCACGTGAGATGGGGTGTCTGGACAGAAAATCTGTCCTTGTTCTGAGAAACCCTTTCCAATGAGGGCCTTGATAGAAGCATTATCAGGATAAATTGATggtttcaaatgaaaataaagttgAAATTTTGTCATTGTTTCTAACAAGTGATACTTATCGTTCTCTACCAAAAATGTAGATAAATGCCCTGTAGTACTACCTCAACTCAAAAATCACTTAAACCCATGTGACTTCACATACATTTGAAATATAGAAGATTTAAGCAAAATAACACAGTTCATTGTCATCAACAAGCCTCTATTGAAGAGGGACAAAACTGCCCTGGCATGGAAAACCCACAGCCAGATGTTCTGGTGGGAGAAGCTGAGAAGGGtctggagggcagagctgagcctgggcCATGGGGCATTTCTTATCCTCAGGActctgctgcttcctctcctctcttctttcCTCGTAGACTGATCTTGTTACAGgagtccatccctgctcctttcaCACAGCCCATCTGCATGTTGGAGAACTTTATTCAAATAGAGGTAAAATTGGGTCTGTCTGCTGCTGTAACAAATTTTAAAGACCATTATCCCAAGGTCTGCCTCTTGGTGTCATTTTATTAATGAAAtgattgaattttttttttttttggaaccTGAAAATTTAGGCAAGCTTAACATAGTCCAGCACCTGCCCTCCTCTCACATGTGTGCATGTTAAACCAGTCTGTCAAACAGTGGAATTTATAGATGGTCTTGGGTAAGGCTTCCTTTATTATACAGACCCCTTCCAGAATCCAGGAAATTCAGCAAGATCCTGCCCCAGCAAAAGCACTGAGAAAGGAATCTGTTTCATCTGCTGTTTATCAAAAGATGTTTGAAGCATGGTGCTTATTTTCAGCACCTGGCACATATCAgtatttttccctgtgttttatGGTCATTtaggtatttaaaaaatatcaggGGTGGGGGAGATTTACAGAGAACCAGTTCATGGtccaggatgaggaggagcaCTGAGcctctatttttaatttttaaaactgtgcAGGAGCATTTaatgaataaatatatttgagGAGTGGAAGCTGTAGCTGTCCTTCGTGGGCTGTAAACTGGTGTTTTTCTGAATGCCATGGGCTGACAGCCCAGCTTTAATTGCAGCTGAGGAGAGTGAACCACCAGAGCTGGAATTCTGCCAGTTTCACAAATTGCCCGTGTAGCAGCAGCTTAATAAGGTCAGTGTTGTGTGGGACAGTTGGACTCCTTGATGTGCAGGAGCT
This window encodes:
- the ADGRF4 gene encoding adhesion G protein-coupled receptor F4, whose protein sequence is MMDVRVIYCLLFWAAHFFMAVPYTTPRVLGNESKTGYEQDACINLIPCQDNGAICIQPCSPSFHGETSFVCEDRKWQMLSDACASLDVQSLFQRISQSELPCSGGHLPFLGGGKLGPGKLGDGAKHFGAGNHSCQADFSCIIPDILSSPAIPGNIADIVELLKKISLLLSENVTRGKMQSYSRIANHILNSSIISNWAFVKDRNAGSILLDSVNLFAGKLLLRNGSESIQEPFIATKGYSIHRNTSGKSFDFSMEFNSTGNITGHVVIPEQELLRLPRASKAISVAFPTLGAILETNRPDPAVVNGMVLSVSLPEELQSILLTFEKLNKLEQVGAQCVGWHSAERRWDPRVCQVRAHNASAVVCVCAHRRRTYGAFSILMAPAVPRSSLLDYITRVGLGLSLLSLVICLVIEAVVWQHVTKTEITYMRHFCLVNIAASLLIADVLFILAAIVHNAALNYQLCVAATFFLHFFYLALFFWMFTLGLLILYGLLLIFFKITRSVFLVAAFSIGYGCPLVISVLTVAITVPKNGYLRSGACWLNWYETKALLAFVVPALSIIVMNLIVVVVVVVKTGRSSLGEGCKSQDLSSMIRVSKNVALLTPLLGLTWGFGLATIIDSRSLAFHVVFALLNAFQGFFILLFGTLLDRKTREALRMNCFSSRRKWGLEKS